From one Spiroplasma endosymbiont of Lasioglossum villosulum genomic stretch:
- the pta gene encoding phosphate acetyltransferase, with amino-acid sequence MKLLDFILSILQKSKTSIRILFPEGDNEKVQAVALKIINDNSPVKNFITPVLLFNNDKEIPSNIKNSNIKTLSIEENQVTNFTNQLYELRKAKGLTLEAANKLVLSRNYYGMMLLNNKEVNGFVGGITFTTADILCPALQIIGPKAGTKTVSSTFIMNKNEEIFLFSDGSINLNPTAEQLADIAKSTIHFGELLEFNPIKLAMLSYSTNTSGSGESVDKVRNATNFVQHLKLKNVQVAGPIQFDAAWDQEVRNKKFPELTIKNHCNAFIFPTLDAANIGYKIAQRLGDYKAIGPIVLGLNQPVNDLSRGATIDDIYYTALITAIQTLIKN; translated from the coding sequence ATGAAACTATTAGATTTTATTTTATCTATTTTACAAAAAAGCAAAACATCAATCAGAATTTTATTTCCAGAAGGTGATAATGAAAAAGTACAGGCAGTAGCTTTAAAAATTATTAATGATAATTCACCTGTTAAAAATTTTATTACACCAGTTTTATTATTTAATAATGATAAAGAAATTCCTAGTAATATTAAAAATTCTAATATTAAAACATTATCTATTGAAGAAAATCAAGTAACAAATTTTACTAATCAATTATATGAATTAAGAAAAGCAAAGGGTTTAACTTTAGAAGCAGCTAATAAATTGGTATTAAGTCGTAATTACTATGGAATGATGTTATTAAATAATAAAGAAGTTAATGGTTTTGTTGGTGGTATTACTTTTACTACTGCTGATATTTTATGTCCGGCTTTACAAATTATTGGACCAAAAGCAGGTACTAAAACTGTTTCAAGTACATTTATTATGAATAAAAATGAAGAAATATTTTTATTTAGTGATGGTTCAATTAATTTAAATCCAACAGCTGAACAATTAGCAGATATTGCAAAATCTACAATTCACTTTGGCGAACTTTTAGAATTTAATCCAATTAAATTAGCAATGTTATCTTATTCTACTAATACTAGTGGTAGTGGTGAAAGTGTTGATAAAGTACGTAATGCTACTAACTTTGTTCAGCATTTAAAATTAAAGAATGTGCAAGTAGCAGGACCAATTCAATTTGATGCTGCTTGAGATCAAGAAGTGCGAAATAAAAAATTCCCAGAATTAACAATTAAAAATCATTGTAATGCATTTATTTTCCCAACTTTAGATGCTGCTAATATTGGTTATAAAATTGCCCAAAGATTAGGTGATTATAAAGCTATTGGTCCTATTGTTTTGGGTTTAAATCAGCCAGTTAATGATCTTTCTCGTGGTGCTACTATTGATGACATTTATTACACAGCATTGATCACTGCTATTCAAACATTAATTAAGAATTAA
- a CDS encoding acetate kinase: protein MSEQNKILVINAGSSSIKFQLFNAINNDKQPHFTIFCKGLVERIAIKNSNFIIEIANGDNFIKHEVTKDIPDHVIGAQTVIDALIEYKVINNFDDIKRIGHRMVHGGQKFNNSIVIDEKVIAGIKACIPLAPLHNPPALKGLSSFQKLVPHAKHVAVFDTSFHSTIPEEKYLYSVPYDWYKTYEVRRYGFHGTSYRYILDKLTNILNKPKDKINAIICHLGNGASICAIKNGKSFNTSMGLTPLDGLIMGSRSGIIDPSIHGYMCNVKAEATIETITNDLNKSSGLLGISGHSSDLRDVLASSNDKNHKYHLQSQLAIKMFVQRIANYIVQYGNDLDSNIDALVFTAGIGENSVIIRQLVIEEIKVFTLKLVTNKNNDKYNDYLEISDKQSEVPIFKIRTNEELMICQDTYNLLKNI, encoded by the coding sequence ATGTCAGAACAAAATAAAATTTTAGTTATTAATGCTGGAAGTAGTTCTATTAAATTTCAACTTTTTAATGCTATTAATAATGATAAACAACCTCATTTTACTATTTTTTGTAAAGGTTTAGTTGAAAGGATAGCTATTAAAAATAGTAATTTTATTATTGAAATTGCTAATGGTGATAACTTTATTAAACATGAAGTAACGAAAGATATTCCCGATCATGTTATAGGAGCACAAACAGTTATTGATGCATTAATTGAGTATAAGGTCATTAATAATTTTGATGATATTAAACGAATTGGTCATCGTATGGTTCACGGTGGTCAAAAATTTAATAACTCAATTGTTATTGATGAGAAAGTCATTGCTGGTATCAAAGCATGTATTCCATTAGCACCATTACATAATCCACCAGCTTTAAAAGGATTATCATCTTTTCAAAAATTAGTTCCACATGCTAAACATGTGGCAGTATTTGATACTTCATTTCATAGTACTATTCCTGAAGAAAAATATCTTTACTCAGTTCCATATGATTGATATAAAACATATGAGGTAAGAAGATATGGTTTTCATGGTACTAGTTATCGTTATATTTTAGATAAATTAACTAATATTTTAAATAAACCAAAAGATAAGATTAATGCTATTATTTGTCATTTAGGTAATGGTGCTAGTATTTGTGCTATTAAAAATGGTAAAAGTTTTAATACTAGCATGGGATTAACACCATTAGATGGTTTAATTATGGGTTCTAGAAGTGGTATCATTGACCCTTCTATTCATGGTTATATGTGTAATGTTAAAGCAGAAGCAACTATTGAAACTATTACTAATGATTTAAATAAAAGTTCAGGTTTATTAGGAATTAGTGGACATTCTTCTGATTTACGTGATGTTCTTGCAAGTAGTAATGATAAAAACCATAAATATCATTTACAATCACAATTAGCAATAAAAATGTTTGTTCAAAGAATTGCTAATTATATTGTTCAATATGGTAATGATTTAGATAGTAATATTGATGCATTAGTATTTACAGCAGGTATTGGTGAAAATTCTGTAATTATTCGTCAATTAGTTATTGAGGAAATTAAAGTGTTTACTTTAAAATTAGTAACTAATAAAAATAATGATAAGTATAATGATTACTTAGAAATTAGTGATAAACAATCAGAAGTTCCTATTTTTAAAATTAGAACAAATGAAGAATTAATGATTTGTCAAGATACATATAATTTATTAAAAAATATTTAA